From Rhodopseudomonas palustris:
TGCAGGTGCCGTCCATCGCCTGCGCCCGCTCGACCAGACGGTGCATGAATTCGTCGGCGCGCGCCAGCTCGTCGGCGTCATTGACGTCGCACAGCAGCGAGCAATGGAAGTTGCCGTCGCCGACATGGCCGACGATCGGCGCCAGCAAATTCAGCCGCGCCATGTCGGCCTCGGTCTCGGCGACGCAATCGGCCAGCCGGGAAATCGGCACGCAGACATCGGTGGCGACCACGCCGACGCCGTCGCCGGGCCGCAGCGCCCGCACCGACCAATAGGCGTCGTGCCGGGCCTGCCACAGCTTGTTGCGATCCTCGGGCCGCGTCGTCCAGGTGAAGTCGCCGCCGCCACAGTCTTTGGCGATCGCGCCGAAATTCTTCGACTGCTCGGCGACCTCGACCTCGCTGCCGTGGAATTCGAGCAACAGCAGCGGCGTCTCCGGCAGCGTCAGCTTGGAATAGGCGTTGACGGCCCTGACCTGGGATTGGCTCAGCAGCTCGATCCGCGCCAGCGGGATGCCGGTCTGGATCGCCAGGATCACGGCCTGGCAGGCGTCGGTCACCGACGGGAACGAGCACGATGCCGCCGCGATCACCTCGGGGATGCCGCGCAGCTTGATGGTCAGTTCCGAGATGATGCCGAGCGTGCCCTCGCTGCCGACGAACAGATGCGTCAGGTCGTAGCCGGCGGCGGACTTTTTGGCGCGGGTTCCGGTGGTGATGATCTCGCCGTCGCCGCGCACCACTTTCAGCGCCAGAACGTTGTCGCGCATGGTGCCGTAGCGGACCGCATTGGTGCCGGAGGCCCGCGTCGCCGCCATACCGCCGATCGAGGCGTCGGCGCCCGGATCGATCGGGAAGAACAGGCCCTGGTCGCGCAGGTCTTCGTTCAGCGCCTTGCGGGTGACGCCGGGCTGGATCACGCAGTCGAGATCCTCGGCATGAACGCTGAGGATCTTGTTCATGTCGCGCAGGTCGATCGAGATGCCGCCGGCCGGGGCGTTGACGTGGCCTTCCAGCGAGGTGCCGGTGCCGAACGCGATCACCGGCACGCTGTATTTGGCACAAACGCGCACCACGTCCTGAATGTCCGCGGTCTCCTGCGCCATCACCACGGCGTCCGGCGGCTGGTTCGGCAGCCAGGTCGTGGTGTGGCCGTGCTGTTCGCGCACCGCGAGCGAGGTGACGAGACGGTTGCCGAACCGCGCCGCGAGCGCTTCAATGGCGCTCGCCACGGCCTGCGGCTCGGCGCGCTTCGGCGTGTTGGTGATGGTCAGGCCCACGATAAAAATCCTCCGGATCGGATCGACCGTGGCAAAGGATACCGGAGGGGTCAAGGGAGGCAGGATTGACTTTGGAAGTAGATCGCAACGTCGACGCCGGCAGCATCGCCGCGCCGTTCGTCACCACCGTGATGCAGATCGAACCGGCCTGGATCGACTACAACGGCCATCTCAACATGGCCTACTACAATGTGCTGTTCGATCGCTCGATCGATCAGATGTGGCTCGACCTCGGGATCGGTCCGGACTATCTGAAGACCCGCGGCGGCTCGACCTTCACGGCGGAGTGCCACGTGCGCTATCTGCGCGAGGTGCATCTCGGCGATCCGGTGCAGGTGCACGTCTATTTGATCGCGGCCGACGAGAAGCGGATCCACACCTTCGAGGAACTGCGCCATGCCGAGGAAGGCTGGCTGTCGGCGACGTCGGAGAACATGACGATGCATGTCGACATGGGCGTTCGCAAGGTCGCGCCGTTCCCGCCCGATATTCGCGCCCGGATCGAGCGCGTCGCCGAGGCGCATCGCGCGGCGCCGCGGCCCGAGGGCATCGGACGTAGCATCGCGATGCCCTCGAAGCGCGCAGAGGCCGTGCGCTAGACTCGCGTGCGGCCGCGGACCAGGCCGACGACGGCCGAGATCAGGAACAGCACGATCGCGATAAAGAACACCACCTTGGCGATTTCGATCGAGGCGCCGGCGATGCCGCCGAAGCCGAGCAGACCCGCGATCAGTGCGACGACCAGAAAAGTGACAACCCAACCCATCATGAGACCATCTCCTTTGCGCTTGGGACATCCGCGCGGGACGCCCTGAGAAACTCAACGCGCCTGCCAGCAGCCGCGCCATCTGGCGAACCAATCCAACGCTGGAACGAAAGTTCCGGCGCGTTCCGGCCTGCGAAAGGGCTTAATTTGCAGCCGTTTTGCGGAACAAAGGCGCTTGGACGCGCCGGTTGGCGCAGCCGCCTTGCGCGGGACAACCTGTCGTTTCCGGCTCGCAGACCCCATATCGCCGGATAATCCTGCTATGAAGGCTCCCCATCGCAAGCCCGCGGTGCCAACGTGGGTCAAAGACGATTCGCATGACTGAACCGAACAAGCGCGCCAATCTCGACCTCTCCGGCTATCAGCCCGCTGCCGGCGGCATCGCCGCGCGCGCGCGCGCCTCCGCGGCGCCGGCCTATCTGTCGGGGCTCAATCCGGAGCAGCGCGAGGCGGTCGAGACGCTGGACGGCCCGGTGCTGGTGCTGGCCGGCGCCGGCACCGGCAAAACGCGCGTGCTGACGACGCGGATCGCCCACATCCTCTCCACCGGCCGCGCCCGCCCCGCCGAAATCCTGTCGGTGACCTTCACCAACAAGGCCGCGCGCGAGATGAAGCTGCGGCTCGGCCAGATGCTCGGCCAGGCGGTCGAGGGCATGCCGTGGCTCGGCACCTTCCATTCCATCGGCGGCCGCATCCTGCGCTATCACGCCGAGCTGGTGCAGCTCACCTCGAACTTCACCGTGCTCGACACCGACGACCAGATCCGGCTGCTGAAGCAATTGCTCGCCGCCGACAATATCGACGACAAGCGCTGGCCGGCACGGATGCTGGCCGGGCTGATCGACGGCTGGAAGAACCGCGGCCTGACGCCGTCGCAGGTGCCCGCCGGCGAAGCCGCGAGCTTCGGCAACGGCCGCGGCGGCAAGCTCTACGCCGCCTATCAGGAGCGGCTGAAAGTGCTGAACGCCGCCGATTTCGGCGATCTGCTGCTGGAGAACATCAGGCTGTTCCGCGAGCACCCCGACGTGCTGCGGCAATATCAAAGCCGCTTCAAGTTCATCCTGGTCGACGAGTACCAGGACACGAACGTCGCGCAATATCTCTGGCTGCGGCTGCTGTCGCAGGCGCCCGGTCAAACCTCTCCCCGCGCGCGGCCCCTTCCCTCTCCCCTTGTGGGAGAGGGTGCCGAGCCACGAAGTGGCGAGGCGGGTGAGGGGTCGGAAGCAGAGGCTGCGATGCGCGGCGCCCCCTCACCCGGCATCGCGCTACGCGCGACGCCACCCTCTCCCACAGGGGGAGAGGGTGAAGCTCCCCCCAAAAACATCTGCTGCGTCGGCGACGACGATCAGTCGATCTATGGCTGGCGCGGCGCCGAGGTCGACAACATCCTGCGCTTCGACCACGATTTTCCCGGCGCGAAAGTCATCCGCCTCGAGCGCAATTATCGCTCGACCGGGCATATCTTGGCGGCCGCCTCACATCTGATCGCCCATAACGAAGGCCGGCTCGGCAAGACGCTGCGCACCGAGGACGTCGATGGCGAGATGGTCACCGTCACCGGCGCTTGGGATTCGGAAGAAGAAGCCCGCGGCATCGGCGAGGAGATCGAGCAGTTGCAGCGCCAGGGCCACAAGCTCAACGAGATCGCGATCCTGGTGCGCGCCTCGTTCCAGATGCGCGAATTCGAAGACCGCTTCGTCACCCTCGGCCTGCCCTATCGGGTGATCGGCGGACCAAGATTCTACGAGCGCGCCGAAATCCGCGACGCGCTGGCCTATCTGCGGGTGATCAACTCGCCGGCCGACGATCTCGCCTTCGAGCGCATCGTCAACGTGCCGAAGCGCGGCCTCGGCGACGCCACCGTGCAGATGCTGCACGACCATGCCAGGAAGCGCCGCATCCCGCTGTTCGAGGCCTCGCGGCTGGTGATCGACACCGACGAAATGAAGCCGAAAGCGCGGAGTTCGCTGCGCGGGCTGATCGAGAATTTCGAGCGCTGGCAGGTGCAGCGCAACGCGCTGTCGCATACCGAGCTGGCCGAGATCGTGCTCGACGAGAGCGGCTACACCGAGATGTGGCAGAAGGACCGCTCCGCCGACGCCGCCGGCCGGCTGGAGAACCTGAAAGAACTCGTCCGCTCGATGGAGGAGTTCGAGAATCTGCAAGGCTTCCTCGAACACATCTCGCTGGTGATGGACCGCGATGGCGCCGCCGACGAGGACGCCGTCAGCGTGATGACGCTGCATTCCGCCAAGGGCCTCGAGTTCGAGACGGTGTTCCTGCCCGGCTGGGAGGAAGGCCTGTTCCCGCATCAGCGCGCGCTCGACGATCAGGGCCGCGCTGGGCTCGAGGAAGAGCGCCGCCTCGCCCATGTCGGCATCACCCGCGCCCGCCGCCGCGCGAAGTTGTACTTCGCCACCAACCGCCGCATCCACGGCACCTGGAACACCACGATCCCGTCGCGCTTCCTCGACGAATTGCCGGCGGCGAATGTCGAGATCACCGAGTCCAAAGGCGGCTCCGGCTGGGGCGGCATGAGCGGCTACGGCCCGTCGCGCTTCGACAATGTCGAGTCGTTCGGCTCCAGCTATTCGACGCCGGGCTGGCAACGCGCGCAGGCCAATCGGAACAAGAACGGCGGCGGCCGCAGCGGCGGCGGCTTCAGCGAAAGTGGCTCACCATTCGGCGGCAGCCCCCGCCGCGCCCCCTTCACCATCGAAGGCGAACTGGTCGCGAAATCCACCGGCACCGACTCCGACTTCACCGTCAGCGACCGGGTGTTTCATCAAAAGTTCGGCTACGGCCAGGTCACCAAAATCGACGGCAACAAACTCACCATCGTGTTCGACAAGGCCGGCGAGAAGAAGGTGGTCGATAGTTTCGTGCAGCGGGTGTAGAGGCCGCCATGGTTCACTACGTCGCCTTGATCCACCAGGACTCTGACGGCAGCTACAGCGTGTCGTTTCCCGACATCCCCGGCGTCGTCACCGCGGGGGAGACGATCGAGGAAGCC
This genomic window contains:
- a CDS encoding FAD-binding oxidoreductase; its protein translation is MGLTITNTPKRAEPQAVASAIEALAARFGNRLVTSLAVREQHGHTTTWLPNQPPDAVVMAQETADIQDVVRVCAKYSVPVIAFGTGTSLEGHVNAPAGGISIDLRDMNKILSVHAEDLDCVIQPGVTRKALNEDLRDQGLFFPIDPGADASIGGMAATRASGTNAVRYGTMRDNVLALKVVRGDGEIITTGTRAKKSAAGYDLTHLFVGSEGTLGIISELTIKLRGIPEVIAAASCSFPSVTDACQAVILAIQTGIPLARIELLSQSQVRAVNAYSKLTLPETPLLLLEFHGSEVEVAEQSKNFGAIAKDCGGGDFTWTTRPEDRNKLWQARHDAYWSVRALRPGDGVGVVATDVCVPISRLADCVAETEADMARLNLLAPIVGHVGDGNFHCSLLCDVNDADELARADEFMHRLVERAQAMDGTCTGEHGIGQGKQKYLQAELGIEALQAMRAIKQALDPQNIFNPGKILPQGI
- a CDS encoding DUF1328 domain-containing protein: MMGWVVTFLVVALIAGLLGFGGIAGASIEIAKVVFFIAIVLFLISAVVGLVRGRTRV
- a CDS encoding ATP-dependent helicase — translated: MTEPNKRANLDLSGYQPAAGGIAARARASAAPAYLSGLNPEQREAVETLDGPVLVLAGAGTGKTRVLTTRIAHILSTGRARPAEILSVTFTNKAAREMKLRLGQMLGQAVEGMPWLGTFHSIGGRILRYHAELVQLTSNFTVLDTDDQIRLLKQLLAADNIDDKRWPARMLAGLIDGWKNRGLTPSQVPAGEAASFGNGRGGKLYAAYQERLKVLNAADFGDLLLENIRLFREHPDVLRQYQSRFKFILVDEYQDTNVAQYLWLRLLSQAPGQTSPRARPLPSPLVGEGAEPRSGEAGEGSEAEAAMRGAPSPGIALRATPPSPTGGEGEAPPKNICCVGDDDQSIYGWRGAEVDNILRFDHDFPGAKVIRLERNYRSTGHILAAASHLIAHNEGRLGKTLRTEDVDGEMVTVTGAWDSEEEARGIGEEIEQLQRQGHKLNEIAILVRASFQMREFEDRFVTLGLPYRVIGGPRFYERAEIRDALAYLRVINSPADDLAFERIVNVPKRGLGDATVQMLHDHARKRRIPLFEASRLVIDTDEMKPKARSSLRGLIENFERWQVQRNALSHTELAEIVLDESGYTEMWQKDRSADAAGRLENLKELVRSMEEFENLQGFLEHISLVMDRDGAADEDAVSVMTLHSAKGLEFETVFLPGWEEGLFPHQRALDDQGRAGLEEERRLAHVGITRARRRAKLYFATNRRIHGTWNTTIPSRFLDELPAANVEITESKGGSGWGGMSGYGPSRFDNVESFGSSYSTPGWQRAQANRNKNGGGRSGGGFSESGSPFGGSPRRAPFTIEGELVAKSTGTDSDFTVSDRVFHQKFGYGQVTKIDGNKLTIVFDKAGEKKVVDSFVQRV
- a CDS encoding thioesterase family protein gives rise to the protein MTLEVDRNVDAGSIAAPFVTTVMQIEPAWIDYNGHLNMAYYNVLFDRSIDQMWLDLGIGPDYLKTRGGSTFTAECHVRYLREVHLGDPVQVHVYLIAADEKRIHTFEELRHAEEGWLSATSENMTMHVDMGVRKVAPFPPDIRARIERVAEAHRAAPRPEGIGRSIAMPSKRAEAVR